DNA from Terriglobus tenax:
CAACCCGAGCTACGGAGCCGATACCTACGCCGGTGTTTTCTCAAGCAATGGTGAGCCGACGAATAAGACGGTCACGACTGCATCTGCCACGACTTACGCTGCGCAGCTCCAGCAGGCCCGTAACCTTGCCGACTTCATGTTCGGCAATCGTTCGCAGTATCAACTCACCACCTATGCCATCGTCAACCTGCGCCAGATGTTCAACTTTATGTACATCCAGGACGATATCAAACTGTCGCCCAAGCTGACGATGAACGCGGGTCTGCGGTACGAGATCGCCACTCCGCAGTATGAGCGTGATAACCGTCTTGCCAACTTCAACCCGGTTACCGCAACCACTGGGGCACTGGTCCAGGCGACTAACGATGGTATCTCTGGCCGCGCTCAGGTCAACACTCCGATGACCAACATCGGACCGCGCTTTGGTCTCAGCTATGGAGCTACTGACAAGCTTGTGCTTCGTACTGGTTATGGCATTGGCTTCACGCAGTGGAATCGTGCCGGTGGTGAAAATAATCTCACCTACAATGGCCCGAACGTCGTAAACGCCAGCATCACACAGTCCATTGCGAACCCGCTCTGCACCACTGACACGCAGTTGCAGTCCTCCTGCTTCCGTCAGACGCAGCAGGGATACGCTGTCGGTTTGACGACGGCAGCCTACTTCAACCCGCTCAACGTACTCAGCCGCTACATCCCCAAGAATTTCAAGACGGGCTATGTGCAGAGCTACCACGCCGGCATCCAGTACCAGCTCCCTGGTGGAATCGTTGCTGACCTTGCCTACGTAGGCAATAAGGCTACCCACCTGCAGGTACTTGCTGACTATAACCAGGCCACACCTTGCACCGGCACCTGCGGTAACCTGCAGGCACGTCGCCCGATTACCAACTTCGCCGGCATCGAGATCGCATACGGTGCGGGATCGGCAAATTACAACTCGTTGCAGTTCAAGGTACAGAAGCGCGCCCAGATGGGCTTGTTCTTCATGAACTCCTTTACCTGGGGTCGCGTTTTTGATATCTCCTCCGGTCACCTCGAGACCGCAGGTGGCGATAACTCACGCATCAACTACGCAAATCCTCGTGGTGACTACGGTCCGGGCGGGTACGACCAGCCGCTCACCGATGTTTTCTCCACCGTGTATGACCTGCCGTATGGTCATGGCCGTCATTGGGGTGGTAGCTCGAACTACTTCATGAACGCTGTCTTCGGCGGATGGCAGATGAACATCATCAACAACATGAGCAGCGGTCTTCCCATCAACGTCAACTACTCGCTCTCATCGTCCTCCTCGCTTTACGTCAGTGATCTGGTGACCTACCGTCCTAGCCATTCGGCTGCGGGCGGTCCAATCACCAGCTCTGCTTCTACACGTACAAAATCGTCAACGGCTCTGAGCGGCTACTTTAACTCAGCAGCTCTCGCCAACCCGACGACCAGTGCGTGGGGCAATGTCTCGCGTAATTCTGAGCGTGGCTATGCCATCTTCTCCACGGACTTCGGTCTGCATAAGGCGTTCCCCCTGTGGAGCGACTCATCGAACCTCGACCTCCGTGCAGAAGCCTTCAATGTGCTGAACAAAACCAACTATGCTCAGCCCAACAGCACGTTCGGTAGCTCCAGCTTCGGCCAGATCACGAGCGTGTTTGGCAACCCACGTCAGCTGCAGCTTGCGGCGAAGATCATCTTCTAAGCAACCACTCACCAACACATAAGGGCGGCCCGATGGGCCGCCCTTATGTGTTCAGAAAAAGAACGCGTTACTGTTGTTCCGCTTCGCTGGGATTTTCCCAGTAGCGATGGTCATTTTCGAAGTACGAATCATTCCACGTGTTCAGCATCGTACGGAAGAAAAGGAAGACCATCCGGAAGCGCCCCGTCCGCAAAAAACGGCGGTTGGAGGTTAGGATGTGTCCGCGCAGGATGCCAAAGCGACGTGGAGAGATCTGCCGCGTCAGGTGATAATCCTCGGCAAACAGGGCTGACTCATCAAACCCGCCCAGGCGTTGAAATGCCGCTGTTTCAAACAGCAGGAACATCCCCGTTCCAAACGGCTTGGTGAACGACCCGATGCGCTGCATCAGATTATTCGCAAAATACAACGCATGGTCGAACGGATTGCGGCTGATGCAGCGGATGGAAGTCGTCAGGCAGTGGAGACGTCTGCGGCGGAGCAGGCGGAGAGCACGGCGTATCAGCGTCGTATCGTCCAGCTCAATATCGGCATCGAGAAAGAGCAGGTAAGGTGTCGCAGCCGCCCGCGCGCCGGCATTTCTGCCAACCGAAGGAAGTCCACCGGGAATCACCTTGACCTGCAGGCTATCTGCAAAAGCCAGTGCCGCTTCGGCTGTGCCATCGGTCGATCCGGCATCGGCGACAATGACCGGCACGGAGCGCATCGCAGGATAGTCCTGCCGCGCCAGGCAGTTCAGAAGCCTTGGCAGATAAGTAATCTCATTCTTGGCTGGAATGACGATGGTCAGTTCGGGGCTTGGGCACACAGCGTCCATGCTCAAGCATGCGTAGAAGGGCAATGCTGGCAGGTGAAACCTTCGTGAAATCCCGGTAAACAGTGGCAGGTTACCGCTCCAGGTACCCTACAGGGAGCAACCCTCGGACCGAATTGCCAAGGTAGAGGCGGTCATCTGGCAACAAATCCGCCAGAGTCACTGACCGCTCCTCGGGAGCAAGATGCGCACGAAGAATCCCCGGCAGCACGCCATCCGCTAATGGGGGCGTAAGCAAATGCCCATTGCGTTCCACAAAGAAATTTGTGATGCAGCCTTCCGTGAGGTGGCCTTGCTCATTGACGAAAAGTACCTCGTCGAAGCCGCGCGTACGAGCCATTGCAAGCTCATCGTCGTAAAGAGTACGGCGCGTGGTCTTGTGATGCAGAAAGACATCCAGCGAATTCGTACGCTGTGGCGACAGTAAAACCCGCAGAGGGCGGTTCTCAAGAACAATGACCACGGACGTTATGGAGCAAGCTCCCGAGCGCTCTAGCAGTAGGCGGATGCGATGTGTTCCTTCCAGTTTCTGTGCCGCAACCAGCAGCTCTTTCTCCATTGCGGTGGGATCGAAGCGGAATCCGAAGTACTCCGCTGACTGCTGCAGCCGCGCAAGATGCTCTGTAAGAAAGTGGACACGGTTGCCATCCCACAGCATTGTTTCAATTAGCTGGAATGGCTGCGAGTCCTGTTGCAGGAACGATCCCTTCAGGCGCGTCTCTTCATACTCGGCTGCCGCATCCGAGTCATACGTGATGCCTGCACCTACCCCCATGTTTGCCGTCCCGTCCTGCAGAGTGATAGTGCGAATGGCTACCGAGAAGCATGCTTCGTTGTCCGGCGCGATAAAGCCGATGCATCCTGTGTACACTCCCCGCGGCCTGTCCTCGAGCGAATGAATCAGTTCCATCGTCTTAATCTTGGGAGCCCCAACGATGGACCCGGAAGGGAAAAGCGCACGGAAGATATCGGCGTATCCCGTTTCCGGCTTCAAATCAGCACAGATGGTTGAGGTCATCTGGTGCAGCGTAGGATAGCGCTCCACCTGGAAAAGCCCGCGGACATGAACAGAACCCGTTGCGCAGATACGGCCAAGATCATTACGAAGCAGGTCAACAATCATCAGGTTCTCGGCGCGGTTCTTCTCATCGTTTGCCAGCCATTGCATCCGCTGCTGGTCTTCGCTCAGATTACGCCCGCGCTGCGCGGTGCCTTTCATCGGGCGTGTTGTGATGCGGGCCTCTTCACGTTGAAAAAACAACTCGGGCGAAGCTGACAGAATCTGCGCCTCACCGGTATTCACAAAAGCGCCAAACTCGACCGGCTGCACGGCCAGGATGTGATGCAGCAAATCTTCGGGGGAACAGCCATACTTCCATTCCAGTTGTGTTGTCAGATTGACCTGGTACGTATCTCCTCTTTCAATATGCTGCTTGATGCGAGCGACTTTGTGTGCAAATTGATCCTTTGTCATCAGGATGGACGCGTGTTCCAACTCGAGGGGCGGAACAGCCCCCTGGTAGCGGAATGTCTCACGCTGTGTATACAGACCAAACCATGCCAGCGGTTTTCCCTCGCCGGGCATCAAGTGACGGAGCGAGGGCTCCAGCGCATAGCCGGCCTCATAGGCCATGTATCCTGCGGCGTAGAGCCCGCTCCTGGTTGCGTCATCCAACGTCTGCAACAACCGTTCAAGCTCTTCAGCGTTGAAAGCCATAAGTGTCTCAACGGGGTTTTGAAACAGATAGCTCGGTGCTCCCGTCTGTGCGTTGACGAGCATGACCGTGCCGGGCTGGTCGTAGGCAGACATACTCTGTCTAGGATAAAGTGCGCCGCGCGTGGCATGATCTGGTAACGTCACATCATGCCCTCGCAACCGCAAGGGCGATCTCAAACAAGTCAGAGGCCAGCCGTGAAGAAGTTCCTTCTCTCCGTCGCATTTGCCATGTGTGCATTGCCCGCCGTTGTCCATGCCCAGGAGGCCCCGAAGACAGGTGTTGATGTCTCGAAGCTGCCCTTTAGCCCAGGCCTTCCCATCGGCGACACGGTTTACGTCAGCGGACATCTTGGTGTGGACCCCGCGGTCGACAAGGCTCCGCCAGCCGATCCAGAGGCGGAGGTCCGCAAGCTGCTCGACGGCATCCAGGCCACACTCAAGACCTCCGGTCTGACGATGGACGACATGGTCTATGTGGAGGTCTTCTGCACTGACCTCAAGCTCTATCCCGCGTTCAATAAAGTTTATTCCAGCTACTTCAGCAAGCCATATCCGGCGCGCGCCTTTATCGGTGTAAAGGATCTGCTCTTTGGCGCCCACTTTGAAGTGATGGGGCTTGCCGTGAAGAATGGAGCGCAGCAGAAGAAGGGAACCAGATAACCCATGCAACCTACGCGGCGCAGTGTGATGAAGTCGGCTCTTGGCCTGCATCTTTCCATGGCTGTCTCCAGGGCCTGGGCCGTCGCTGCTGCGCCGCAGTTTCCTGACCGGCAGAACTTCCAGTTCTCCGGCACTTTTCTCGATGCGGCCTACACGCATCCCATGTGTCTTGCTGCGTACAATGCGGGGAAAGCCTTTCTTGAAAGCCGCGTGCATCAGCCAGCTATCTCCTGGCCTCGGACCAATCCGCGCAACGCCGCGGTGCAGGCCTTTGCGGAGTTGATCAATGCTGCGCCGGCGGAGGTCGCCGTCGTCCCCAGCACCATGGGTGGCGAGAACATGCTCTGCGCAGCGCTTGGACTTGGGCCGCAGGCGGGTGTAGTTACGGATGCCTATCATTACGACGCATCGCTGGCTATGTATGGTGAAATGGAGCGCGCCGGCATCCCGGTCACCGTATTGGAAGCGAAGAACAACCGCGTCGATCTTGCCGACCTGGATCGAGCCATCACAAAAAATACGCGCCTGGTGGCCATCTCGCAGATTGCGAGCCTCACAGGCTTTCAGCATGACCTGAAAGCTGTGTGTGAGATTGCCCACTCAAAGGGAACTCTGGTCTACGCCGACATCGTACAGGCCGCAGGAGCAGTCCCCATCGATGTGAAGCAGAGCGGTGTCGACTTTGCCTGCGCGGGAACCTATAAGTGGCTGATGGGTGACTTCGGTATCGGCTTTCTGTATGTGCGGCCAGACCGGCTCGCACAACTCCGCCGTGTGCAGTGGGGCTGGCGCTCGTTTTCAAACGAAGCGCATCACATTTTACCCTTTGACGATCCCGGCCCTGCCATCGGGACATGGACCGAAGCCGCCAGCACCGCTGCACATTTCGAAGCCGGTAGCCCGGCCTGGGGAGCGCTTGCATCGGCTGCTGCATCCATCGGGTTCGTCCGCTCCATCGGTGTCGAAAATATCCAGCGCTATCGCCAACCGATGATCGACCGGCTGCAGCAGGAACTTCCTGCGTTCGGCTTCCTGCCTCTAACTCCCGCTCCAACCACCGGACCGACCGTCGCTTTTGCTTATAAAGGTGCGCAGGCAAAGTTTGCCGCTGCGCTGGAGGCAGAAAAGATAAAGATCACCCTGCGCGAACACCACGTCCGCATCTCCGTGTCGATCTACAACGACATGGAAGATATTGATCGGCTGCTGCGTGTCTTGAAGGCGTAGCAGGAAAAAAGTATGAGCAGTTTGCGCTGGCTTCGACTGTTGCTCGTGATCACAGTTCTACTGACAGTTTTTTCTTTTCTCACAACCATGCCGAGGCAGTCTTTGCCCATCGGCACACGCGCGGATCGCATTGTTGTGATGAAGCACAGTCACACTCTGTACCTGCTATCAAAGGGAACCGTGCTTAAGAGCTACCAGGTCGCGCTCGGTCGCGGTGGTCTAGCGCCCAAACGGAAGCGTGACGACAATCTTGTTCCCGAAGGAATTTACAGCCTTACCGGGCGGAACGAGTACAGCGCATTCCATCGCTCACTGCGAATCGGTTATCCTACGCCGGTGCAGAACGCTGAAGCACGTGCAGCGGGCGTCGATCCCGGCAGCGACGTTATGCTTCATGGCATTTGCAATGGACTTGGCTGGCTAGGAAGAGTTCATCGCACTGTCGATTGGACACGAGGCTGCATCGCCGTGACAGATGATGAGATTGAAGAAATATGGCGGGCGGTGCCGAATGGTACCCCCATCGACATCCGCCCATGATGCGGAAATCTCTTAGCTGAACAGGAACTCCTTCGTCCGCAATTCCTTGATTCGATCCCGTAGTTTGGCAGCTTTCTCAAACTCAAACTGCTTCGCCGCCTCGCGCATATCGCTTTCCATCTTGCCGATATACGTATCCAGCTCCTGCTGCGTGGCAAACTCCGGCATGCCCTCAGCTTCTTCCGTAAGGTCAGCATAGTCGGCCTGCAGCACAACAGCCAGCGAATCCTCAATCGACCGCACCACGGTGCGCGGCGTAATGCCATGCTCCTCGTTGTAGGCAAGCTGGGCTTGGCGGCGGCGGTCGGTCTCGTCAATGGCACGCTGCATAGAGTCCGTCATCTTGTCAGCGTACAGAATCGCACGGCCCTCAAGATGTCGCGCGGCGCGGCCAATCGTCTGGATCAGCGATCCCTGTGAGCGCAGGAAGCCTTCCTTGTCCGCGTCGAGAATAGCCACCAGCGAAACCTCTGGCAGGTCCAGGCCTTCGCGCAGCAGGTTGATGCCGATCAGCACGTCGTACTCTCCCTTGCGCAGGTCTCGCAGCAGCTTCACGCGCTCCAGCGTCTCAATCTCGGAGTGCATGTAGCGGCACTTCACGCCTACCTCGGTGTAGTAGCCGGAAAGGTCCTCGGCCATGCGCTTGGTCAGCGTCGTTACCAGTACACGCTGGTTGCGCGATGCGCGGTCGCGGATCTCCGCCAGCAGGTCATCAATCTGTCCCTTCACCGGACGGATCTCGACCGGCGGATCAATCAAACCGGTTGGACGAATGATCTGCTCCACCACGACACCGGCCGTCTGCGTCAGCTCATAAGGTCCCGGTGTGGCGGAGACATAGATAATCTGCCCGGTGCGGCCTTCGAATTCCTCAAACCGCAACGGCCGGTTGTCCCGTGCCGATGGCAGACGGAAGCCGTAGTCCACCAAATTCTGCTTGCGCGAGCGGTCGCCATGCCACATGCCATGCAGCTGCGGCACAGTCACGTGCGACTCATCGATAAAGATCAGGTAGTCCTTGGGAAAGTAGTCGAGCAGGGTCGGAGGCGGCTCGCCTGGCAGGCGT
Protein-coding regions in this window:
- a CDS encoding glycosyltransferase, encoding MDAVCPSPELTIVIPAKNEITYLPRLLNCLARQDYPAMRSVPVIVADAGSTDGTAEAALAFADSLQVKVIPGGLPSVGRNAGARAAATPYLLFLDADIELDDTTLIRRALRLLRRRRLHCLTTSIRCISRNPFDHALYFANNLMQRIGSFTKPFGTGMFLLFETAAFQRLGGFDESALFAEDYHLTRQISPRRFGILRGHILTSNRRFLRTGRFRMVFLFFRTMLNTWNDSYFENDHRYWENPSEAEQQ
- the pabB gene encoding aminodeoxychorismate synthase component I, with translation MSAYDQPGTVMLVNAQTGAPSYLFQNPVETLMAFNAEELERLLQTLDDATRSGLYAAGYMAYEAGYALEPSLRHLMPGEGKPLAWFGLYTQRETFRYQGAVPPLELEHASILMTKDQFAHKVARIKQHIERGDTYQVNLTTQLEWKYGCSPEDLLHHILAVQPVEFGAFVNTGEAQILSASPELFFQREEARITTRPMKGTAQRGRNLSEDQQRMQWLANDEKNRAENLMIVDLLRNDLGRICATGSVHVRGLFQVERYPTLHQMTSTICADLKPETGYADIFRALFPSGSIVGAPKIKTMELIHSLEDRPRGVYTGCIGFIAPDNEACFSVAIRTITLQDGTANMGVGAGITYDSDAAAEYEETRLKGSFLQQDSQPFQLIETMLWDGNRVHFLTEHLARLQQSAEYFGFRFDPTAMEKELLVAAQKLEGTHRIRLLLERSGACSITSVVIVLENRPLRVLLSPQRTNSLDVFLHHKTTRRTLYDDELAMARTRGFDEVLFVNEQGHLTEGCITNFFVERNGHLLTPPLADGVLPGILRAHLAPEERSVTLADLLPDDRLYLGNSVRGLLPVGYLER
- a CDS encoding L,D-transpeptidase family protein; this encodes MSSLRWLRLLLVITVLLTVFSFLTTMPRQSLPIGTRADRIVVMKHSHTLYLLSKGTVLKSYQVALGRGGLAPKRKRDDNLVPEGIYSLTGRNEYSAFHRSLRIGYPTPVQNAEARAAGVDPGSDVMLHGICNGLGWLGRVHRTVDWTRGCIAVTDDEIEEIWRAVPNGTPIDIRP
- a CDS encoding aminotransferase class V-fold PLP-dependent enzyme; its protein translation is MQPTRRSVMKSALGLHLSMAVSRAWAVAAAPQFPDRQNFQFSGTFLDAAYTHPMCLAAYNAGKAFLESRVHQPAISWPRTNPRNAAVQAFAELINAAPAEVAVVPSTMGGENMLCAALGLGPQAGVVTDAYHYDASLAMYGEMERAGIPVTVLEAKNNRVDLADLDRAITKNTRLVAISQIASLTGFQHDLKAVCEIAHSKGTLVYADIVQAAGAVPIDVKQSGVDFACAGTYKWLMGDFGIGFLYVRPDRLAQLRRVQWGWRSFSNEAHHILPFDDPGPAIGTWTEAASTAAHFEAGSPAWGALASAAASIGFVRSIGVENIQRYRQPMIDRLQQELPAFGFLPLTPAPTTGPTVAFAYKGAQAKFAAALEAEKIKITLREHHVRISVSIYNDMEDIDRLLRVLKA
- a CDS encoding RidA family protein, whose translation is MKKFLLSVAFAMCALPAVVHAQEAPKTGVDVSKLPFSPGLPIGDTVYVSGHLGVDPAVDKAPPADPEAEVRKLLDGIQATLKTSGLTMDDMVYVEVFCTDLKLYPAFNKVYSSYFSKPYPARAFIGVKDLLFGAHFEVMGLAVKNGAQQKKGTR
- the uvrB gene encoding excinuclease ABC subunit UvrB; amino-acid sequence: MDFELSTPYTPQGDQPRAISELVNGLADGEKHQVLLGVTGSGKTFTMAKVIEESQRPALVLAHNKTLAAQLFHEFKQFFPNNAVEYFVSYYDYYQPEAYIPSGDLYIEKEATINEELDKLRLSATRSLFERKDCIIVSSVSCIYGLGSPEAYYGMLLLLEKGQQIRREDITKRLVEILYERNDHDFRRGTFRVRGDVIEVFPTYDENAFRIELFGDEIESLSQIDPLFGTVKQRYSRLPIYPKSHYVVQPERKSSAIDSIVQELTEWEAQLEKEGRMVEAQRIHQRTRFDLEMIKSVGYCHGIENYSRHFSGRLPGEPPPTLLDYFPKDYLIFIDESHVTVPQLHGMWHGDRSRKQNLVDYGFRLPSARDNRPLRFEEFEGRTGQIIYVSATPGPYELTQTAGVVVEQIIRPTGLIDPPVEIRPVKGQIDDLLAEIRDRASRNQRVLVTTLTKRMAEDLSGYYTEVGVKCRYMHSEIETLERVKLLRDLRKGEYDVLIGINLLREGLDLPEVSLVAILDADKEGFLRSQGSLIQTIGRAARHLEGRAILYADKMTDSMQRAIDETDRRRQAQLAYNEEHGITPRTVVRSIEDSLAVVLQADYADLTEEAEGMPEFATQQELDTYIGKMESDMREAAKQFEFEKAAKLRDRIKELRTKEFLFS